In Maridesulfovibrio sp., a single genomic region encodes these proteins:
- a CDS encoding SET domain-containing protein, with product MIHPDTEVRTVSAQIGNGVFATAPIKKGTIVVVRDKYDTCLSQDEYQHLPQPMKAAMETYMYHDRHGNLILSWDHARYMNHNCSSNTMLTAYNIEIAIRDINPGDEITTEYGLLNIQEPYDLCCNCPNCRERLRDDDIDRYGPIWDEQIRESLLMIYGTEQPLIGLLDRNTRNRLQQFCDGEAAYSSVMNLKWRLNQTGSSVKS from the coding sequence ATGATACACCCTGATACAGAAGTAAGAACTGTTTCCGCGCAGATCGGCAACGGAGTTTTTGCTACCGCACCAATCAAAAAGGGAACCATAGTGGTAGTCCGGGACAAATATGACACCTGCCTTTCACAGGATGAATACCAGCACCTTCCCCAGCCGATGAAAGCAGCCATGGAAACATACATGTACCACGACAGGCACGGAAACCTGATCCTCAGCTGGGACCATGCACGGTACATGAACCACAACTGCTCAAGCAATACCATGCTGACTGCCTACAACATCGAAATAGCAATCAGGGACATAAATCCCGGCGATGAAATTACCACGGAATACGGACTCCTGAACATTCAGGAACCGTACGATCTCTGCTGCAACTGCCCCAATTGCCGGGAAAGACTGCGAGATGACGATATTGACAGGTACGGCCCCATCTGGGACGAGCAGATTCGCGAAAGCCTGCTCATGATCTACGGCACCGAGCAGCCGCTGATAGGCCTTCTGGACCGCAACACCAGAAACAGGCTGCAACAGTTCTGTGATGGTGAGGCTGCATATTCTTCAGTAATGAATCTGAAATGGCGGTTGAATCAGACAGGCTCTTCTGTCAAATCTTAA
- a CDS encoding GNAT family N-acetyltransferase, with the protein MNEENERKNIPGKKIAIREATIDDIDFLVKLEKACFPAHRCSSRRCLRHSITSPNQVVHIIEAAIDKKNKIPAGASICFLHKFSMRIYSIAILPECRMLLLGETLMDYLIAYADKRGFQKISLEADSDNQRLINWYRKKSFEITHCLTDYYREGEAACKMVRKPANGRNTPDRIIIVVDDNYRNKLDIPGLNICTASEYLSETHYSNSNRFHVVNLCSSYRTHSMGYYVSLLASARNQRITPSVMTVKDASNIYIAQSLLDEIKDFIEEKAKHITDESFELTVIMGKASTKKLEELGKKLFSIFEIPFFQVCFKKRNGWQLKKLHIMSLKHVQAGYPEILAQAMTEYYNRKRYSRTRLKNYTYDLAILVNPDEKTPPSCPVALEKFRKAAENQGFFVEFITKADRRRICEFDALFIRETTAIESHTYAMSRHAYTEGLVVIDDPWSILLCSNKVYLQERLANACIRQPQGWLLTRKNSTPAFLSSLPLPLVLKLPESSFSQGVFKVKSYAELKEKLSVMFSGNALVIAQEYLVSEYDWRIGVLDNQALFACKYYMADGHWQIYNWLSKEQTQFSGNSETVAISEVPAQVVQAAVKAASLIGNGFYGVDLKEINGKVYVIEVNDNPNVDAGVEDTLLGDDLYNRIIGSIHNRIESERFQTRYLF; encoded by the coding sequence ATGAATGAAGAAAATGAGCGAAAAAACATTCCCGGAAAAAAAATCGCCATCCGGGAAGCAACCATTGATGACATCGATTTTCTGGTAAAGCTTGAAAAGGCATGTTTCCCTGCCCATAGATGCAGTTCACGCAGATGCCTGCGGCACAGCATAACAAGCCCGAACCAGGTTGTTCACATAATTGAAGCGGCAATTGATAAAAAAAACAAAATTCCTGCCGGAGCTTCAATCTGTTTTCTTCATAAATTCTCCATGCGCATCTATTCAATAGCCATCCTGCCGGAATGCAGGATGCTGCTGCTTGGAGAAACACTGATGGATTACCTCATAGCCTACGCGGATAAACGTGGATTCCAGAAAATTTCTCTTGAAGCAGATTCGGACAACCAGAGACTGATCAACTGGTACCGCAAAAAAAGCTTTGAGATAACGCACTGCCTGACTGATTATTACCGGGAAGGCGAAGCCGCGTGCAAAATGGTCCGCAAACCAGCCAACGGCCGTAATACACCGGACCGGATAATCATTGTCGTGGATGACAATTACAGAAACAAACTCGACATTCCCGGGCTGAACATATGTACGGCATCCGAATACCTTTCGGAAACCCATTACTCGAATTCAAACAGATTTCACGTGGTCAACCTGTGTTCATCATACAGGACCCATTCAATGGGGTATTACGTTTCACTGCTTGCTTCGGCCCGCAACCAGCGCATCACCCCATCCGTAATGACGGTAAAAGACGCCTCCAATATATACATCGCCCAGAGTCTGCTGGATGAAATCAAGGATTTCATCGAAGAAAAAGCAAAACACATAACCGATGAATCTTTTGAACTGACCGTCATCATGGGCAAGGCCTCAACAAAGAAATTGGAAGAACTTGGCAAAAAACTGTTTTCCATCTTCGAAATTCCATTTTTCCAGGTCTGTTTCAAAAAAAGAAACGGATGGCAGCTCAAAAAACTGCACATCATGAGCCTCAAGCATGTGCAGGCCGGATATCCGGAAATTCTGGCACAGGCCATGACCGAATACTACAACAGGAAACGTTACTCCAGAACCCGGCTGAAAAATTACACTTATGATCTGGCCATACTTGTAAATCCGGATGAAAAGACTCCACCGTCATGTCCTGTTGCGCTTGAAAAATTCCGAAAGGCAGCTGAAAATCAGGGATTCTTCGTGGAATTCATCACCAAAGCTGACCGCAGGAGAATATGTGAATTCGATGCCCTGTTCATACGCGAAACAACGGCCATCGAAAGCCATACCTACGCCATGTCCCGACATGCCTATACGGAAGGACTGGTAGTCATAGACGACCCTTGGTCCATCCTGCTCTGCTCGAACAAGGTTTACCTTCAGGAGCGGCTTGCCAACGCATGCATCCGGCAGCCGCAGGGCTGGCTGTTGACCAGAAAAAACAGCACTCCGGCATTTCTGTCCTCCCTGCCCCTTCCGCTGGTGCTCAAACTGCCTGAAAGCTCATTCTCACAAGGAGTCTTCAAGGTAAAAAGCTACGCGGAGTTGAAGGAAAAACTAAGCGTCATGTTTTCGGGCAACGCACTGGTCATAGCCCAGGAATATCTTGTTTCGGAATACGACTGGAGAATCGGCGTACTGGACAACCAGGCCCTCTTCGCCTGCAAATATTACATGGCTGACGGCCACTGGCAGATATACAACTGGTTGAGTAAGGAACAGACCCAGTTCAGCGGCAACTCCGAGACCGTTGCAATAAGCGAGGTTCCGGCTCAGGTTGTACAGGCGGCGGTTAAGGCTGCGTCGCTCATCGGCAACGGCTTTTACGGGGTGGACCTTAAAGAGATTAACGGCAAGGTCTACGTGATAGAAGTGAACGACAACCCCAATGTCGATGCCGGGGTGGAAGACACTCTGCTCGGTGACGATCTGTATAACAGGATAATAGGCTCAATCCACAACAGAATCGAGTCCGAACGCTTTCAGACAAGATACCTTTTCTGA